One segment of Buteo buteo chromosome 6, bButBut1.hap1.1, whole genome shotgun sequence DNA contains the following:
- the DHRS7 gene encoding dehydrogenase/reductase SDR family member 7 isoform X3 translates to MLGQWVHVLLEISNLSDKDILVLRLDLTDRSSHEAATNSVLKHFGKIDVLVNNGGRSQRSLFVDTNLDVYSAIMELNYLGTISLTKHVLNHMIQRKKGKIVTVSSVMGIMGAPLASGYCASKHALQGFFNSLRTELTDYPEISIINICPGPVQSKIIQNVFTENLAKSIENSGDQSHKMPTDRCVRLTLVSTANDLKEAWISDHPYLAVCYLWQYAPTWAWWLMNRMGKRRIQNFKSGVDADASYSRKKK, encoded by the exons ATGCTTGGGCAGTGGGTCCACGTGCTTCTGG AGATTAGCAACTTGAGTGACAAAGATATCCTTGTTCTGCGCCTTGACTTGACTGACAGAAGCTCTCATGAAGCTGCAACCAACAGTGTTCTTAAGCATTTTGGCAAG ATTGATGTTTTGGTCAACAATGGTGGACGTTCCCAACGCTCTCTGTTTGTGGATACAAACCTGGATGTCTACAGTGCCATAATGGAACTCAACTACCTAGGTACAATCTCTTTAACAAAACATGTCCTGAATCACAtgatacaaaggaaaaaaggaaagattgttACTGTGAGCAGTGTGATGGGTATCATGGGAGCTCCTCTTGCCTCTGGGTACTGTGCCAGCAAGCATGCTCTGCAG ggtttttttaattctcttcgGACTGAGCTGACTGACTACCCTGAGATAAGTATTATCAACATATGCCCAGGACCTGTACAGTCCAAGATTATACAAAATGTCTTTACGGAGAATCTTGCAAAG TCCATAGAGAACAGCGGTGATCAATCCCACAAGATGCCAACTGACCGCTGTGTCCGGCTCACCCTGGTGAGCACAGCCAATGACCTGAAGGAGGCCTGGATCAGCGACCACCCCTATCTGGCTGTTTGCTACCTCTGGCAGTATGCACCCACTTGGGCTTGGTGGCTGATGAACAGAATGGGCAAGAGGAGGATACAGAACTTCAAGAGCGGAGTG GACGCTGATGCCTCTTActcaagaaagaagaaataa
- the PCNX4 gene encoding pecanex-like protein 4 translates to MGPDVPLLNDYKQEFFLKRFPQTLLGGPRFKLGYCAPPYIYVNQIILFLMPWVLGGVGTLLYQLGFMKDYYTAALSGGLMFVTALILQMTNLYAKQKTVTVERMQIQSTLTDEDEFEFSSCVGSETVKFIIPGKKYIINTVFHSLLAGVLCGLGTWYLLPNRITLLYSNIGGTVMIFVFGWVTICIGEYSLIINTATETATFQALDTYEITALMRPFYIFVFIAVDLAHRFAVNTPILEQTNQILHIIFLFLPFLWAMGILPPLDALFLWGMEQLLEFGLGGSPMSSNTKLLVMFLISAGTAIASYFIPSTLGVILFMTGFGFILSLNLSEIGFAFKHTMISHLASSKSKNMHRGLRIHFGWREFIFYLTVLTFALIEASLLHQFAGFSSFSKASPQAIASYILIILLIIMWILREIQRVYLFGVFRNPFYPKDVRTVTVFMEKQRRLMKVGVVRRILLTLVSPFAMIAFLSLDRSLQNLPSVSVCIGFTRIFRMVWQNTENALLDIVVVSIAQMLVFNPDLWWNRSLDTGIRLLLVGILRDRVLQFVSKLQFAIAILLTSWTEKKQRRKSTATLITLNVVFFPILLTFIAISALLSSPLLPLFTLPVFLIGFPRPVRSWPGPAGATACVCSDTVYYQQMVPSLALALQSALAAGSLGLSLPGSHYLCRFQDRLMWILVLEKGFTYCGVNIKGLELQETSCHAAEAHRVDEIFEMAFEHQEHTKILSPNHHFGHILTPCTVLPVRLYSDARNVLSGIIDSHENLKHLKDDFIKVLVWMLLQYCYKKSKTWESPGNADMNKKRSFPENQHSSAVERSRPLREEDSFSVDTIEDWTDDSDIFDLEPSGRMKDRKEPGQLGITPKVHLSIPGSVETQSQEVPQEISPEDKLYRAVVLGLPAVDKGKQQEVLPRVEFSCSYSELLSIPEEWRTAPVPSSKVNEMRQRFPEEWYHFILSQLDFFHLKEKPSNLLEDLMKDKALKDLYIHGVLSCCFGLFGLDNTVPAPSHVFRAYTGGIPWSVGLDWLTSKPELFQLALKAFRYTFKLMVDKASLGPVENFKELVNYLEEYENDWYIGLVSDLEWQQAVLQEKPYLFSLGHDPNMGIYTGRVLTLQELLVQVGKLNDEAVRGQWANLSWELLYATNDDEERYSIQAHPVLLRNLTVQAADPPLGYPVYSSELLHLPLF, encoded by the exons ATGGGTCCAGATGTACCTCTGCTGAATGATTACAAACAGGAGTTCTTCTTGAAGCGCTTTCCACAGACTCTGCTGGGAGGTCCCCGGTTTAAATTAGGCTATTGTGCCCCTCCTTACATATATGTGAATCAGATTATTCTTTTCTTGATGCCATGGGTTTTGGGAGGAGTAGGAACACTTTTGTACCAGTTAGGCTTTATGAAAGACTACTATACCGCAGCACTTTCAGGAGGACTGATGTTTGTTACTGCACTTATTCTTCAGATGACAAATCTAtatgcaaagcagaaaacagtgaCAGTAGAAAGAATGCAAATTCAGAGTACCCTAACAGATGAAGATGAGTTTGAATTTTCCAGCTGTGTAGGTTCAGAGACAGTAAAATTTATTATTCCTGGCAAGAAGTATATAATCAACACTGTGTTTCATTCCCTTCTGGCAGGGGTATTGTGTGGGTTGGGAACTTGGTATTTGCTGCCAAACAGAATAACCTTGCTATATAGCAACATTGGAGGAACTGTTATGATCTTTGTATTTGGATGGGTGACTATATGTATAGGAGAGTATTCATTAATCATAAATACAGCTACCGAAACAGCTACTTTCCAAGCACTGGATACTTACGAAATCACTGCTCTGATGAGACCTTtctatatttttgtctttattgcAGTGGATCTGGCACACAG GTTTGCTGTCAACACACCCATTCTAGAACAGACAAACCAGATTTTGCAcatcatatttctttttctgccattCTTATGGGCAATGGGAATTCTGCCCCCGCTTGACGCACTTTTTCTATGGGGAATGGAACAACTGTTGGAGTTTGGACTAGGAGGTTCACCTATGTCAAGTAACACAAA GTTATTAGTAATGTTTCTCATTTCTGCTGGAACAGCAATAGCATCGTATTTCATTCCCAGCACTCTCGGTGTGATCCTCTTCATGACTGGATTTGGGTTCATACTGAGTCTTAACCTAAGCGAGATTGGTTTTGCCTTCAAACACACCATGATCAGCCATTTAGCCTCCAGCAAATCAAAAAATATGCACAGAGGTCTTAGAATACACTTTGGGTGgagggaatttattttttatttgactgTGTTGACATTTGCTCTCATAGAAGCTAGCCTGCTGCATCAATTTGCAGgcttttcatcattttccaAGGCCAGCCCACAGGCTATAGCGAGTTACATTCTGATCATATTACTTATAATTATGTGGATTCTTAGAGAGATTCAGAGAGTGTACTTGTTTGGAGTCTTCCGAAACCCCTTTTATCCAAAGGATGTCAGGACTGTGACTGTGTTCATGGAGAAGCAAAGAAGGCTAATGAAAGTTGGTGTTGTCAGGAGGATTTTACTAACACTAG tgtCTCCGTTTGCTATGATAGCATTCCTGTCACTAGACCGTTCACTACAAAATCTTCCTTCTGTGTCTGTTTGCATTGGATTCACAAGAATATTTAGGATG GTCTGGCAGAATACAGAAAACGCCCTACTGGACATAGTGGTTGTGTCAATAGCACAAATGTTGGTGTTTAATCCAGACCTCTGGTGGAACAGGAGCCTTGATACAGGGATCAGACTCTTGCTG GTTGGTATCCTACGTGATCGAGTGCTTCAGTTTGTCTCAAAGTTGCAGTTTGCCATAGCTATTCTTTTGACATCAtggacagagaaaaaacaacGTCGTAAATCTACCGCGACCTTAATCACACTCAATGTAGTTTTCTTCCCAATCCTGCTGACCTTCATCGCCATCTCTGcactcctttcttctcccttgctGCCGCTCTTCACGCTACCGGTATTTTTGATTGGGTTTCCCCGGCCTGTCCGAAGCTGGCCAGGACCTGCGGGCGCTACAGCATGTGTTTGCTCCGATACCGTGTACTACCAGCAGATGGTTCCAAGTCTGGCTCTTGCTCTGCAGTCTGCACTAGCAGCTGGTAGCCTAG GTCTCTCTCTACCTGGATCACATTACTTGTGCCGTTTTCAGGACAGACTGATGTGGATATTGGTGCTAGAAAAAGGCTTCACTTACTGTGGTGTTAACATTAAG GGGCTAGAATTGCAGGAAACATCCTGTCATGCTGCTGAAGCTCACAGAGTTGACGAAATTTTTGAAATGGCCTTCGAACATCAGGAGCACACAAAGATTCTCTCTCCTAATCACCATTTTGGACACATTTTGACTCCTTGTACTGTTCTACCTGTACGGCTGTATTCTGATGCCAGAAACGTGTTATCTGGAATAATTGACTCTCATGAGAATTTAAAGCATCTGAAAGATGATTTCATTAAAGTGCTTGTATGGATGCTTCTCCAGTATTGTTATAAAAAATCAAAAACTTGGGAAAGCCCAGGCAATGCCGACATGAACAAAAAAAGATCATTTCCAGAAAATCAGCATAGCAGTGCAGTAGAAAGATCCAGGCCTCTGAGGGAAGAAGATAGCTTTAGTGTTGATACAATTGAGGACTGGACTGATGATAGTGACATTTTTGATCTTGAACCCAGTGGcagaatgaaagacagaaaggaaccTGGGCAGTTGGGAATTACACCAAAAGTACATCTGTCTATTCCAGGATCTGTAGAAACACAGAGCCAAGAAGTCCCACAAGAAATATCACCAGAAGATAAATTATACAGGGCTGTTGTGCTTGGGCTTCCTGCAGTAGACAAAGGGAAACAGCAAGAAGTTTTACCTCGGGTTGAATTTAGTTGCTCTTACTCAGAGCTATTGAGCATCCCTGAAGAATGGAGAACAGCCCCAGTGCCTTCTTCCAAAGTCAATGAAATGAGGCAGAGGTTTCCAGAAGAATGGTACCACTTCATTTTGAGTCAACTGGActtttttcatctgaaagaaaagcctTCCAACTTACTTGAAGATCTGATGAAAGATAAAGCTTTGAAAGACTTGTACATCCATGGAGTATTGTCGTGTTGTTTTGGTCTGTTTGGACTGGATAACACCGTGCCTGCCCCGAGCCATGTGTTTAGAGCATACACTGGTGGTATTCCATGGTCTGTTGGTTTGGACTGGCTAACTAGCAAACCGGAGCTATTCCAACTTGCATTAAAAGCATtcag ATACACTTTTAAACTTATGGTTGACAAAGCAAGCCTGGGTCCAGTTGAGAACTTCAAAGAGCTGGTTAACTACCTGGAAGAATATGAAAATGATTGGTACATTGGACTGGTATCAGATCTTGAGTGGCAGCAAGCAGTTCTTCAGGAAAAGCCATACCTTTTTTCCCTGGGGCATGACCCAAATAtg GGAATTTACACTGGGCGAGTCCTCACTCTTCAGGAATTGTTAGTACAAGTGGGAAAACTTAATGACGAAGCTGTCCGAGGTCAGTGGGCAAATctgtcctgggagctgctgtATGCTACAAATGATGATGAAGAACGCTACAGCATCCAGGCACACCCTGTTCTTCTGCGAAACCTTACTGTGCAAGCTGCGGACCCACCTCTTGGCTACCCTGTTTATTCATCTGAACTTCTGCATCTGCCTTTGTTCTAG
- the DHRS7 gene encoding dehydrogenase/reductase SDR family member 7 isoform X1: MAWGCALCLALAGGALLALLVQLLRWLRADGDLTLLWAEWRGKKPENELRGKVVWVTGASSGIGEELAYQLSRIGALLAISARREDELERVKKKCLQISNLSDKDILVLRLDLTDRSSHEAATNSVLKHFGKIDVLVNNGGRSQRSLFVDTNLDVYSAIMELNYLGTISLTKHVLNHMIQRKKGKIVTVSSVMGIMGAPLASGYCASKHALQGFFNSLRTELTDYPEISIINICPGPVQSKIIQNVFTENLAKSIENSGDQSHKMPTDRCVRLTLVSTANDLKEAWISDHPYLAVCYLWQYAPTWAWWLMNRMGKRRIQNFKSGVDADASYSRKKK; encoded by the exons ATGGCGTGGGGCTGCGCGCTGTGCCTGGCGCTGGCGGGCGGCGccctcctggccctgctggTGCAGCTGCTGCGCTGGCTGCGGGCCGACGGCGACCTCACGCTGCTGTGGGCCGAGTGGCGGGGGAAGAAGCCAG AAAATGAACTGCGTGGCAAGGTTGTCTGGGTGACAGGAGCTTCCAGTGGAATTGGAGAAGAATTGGCTTACCAGCTATCAAGGATAGGAGCCTTGCTTGCCATCTCAGCAAGAAGAGAGGATGAGCTGGaaagagtgaaaaagaaatgccttC AGATTAGCAACTTGAGTGACAAAGATATCCTTGTTCTGCGCCTTGACTTGACTGACAGAAGCTCTCATGAAGCTGCAACCAACAGTGTTCTTAAGCATTTTGGCAAG ATTGATGTTTTGGTCAACAATGGTGGACGTTCCCAACGCTCTCTGTTTGTGGATACAAACCTGGATGTCTACAGTGCCATAATGGAACTCAACTACCTAGGTACAATCTCTTTAACAAAACATGTCCTGAATCACAtgatacaaaggaaaaaaggaaagattgttACTGTGAGCAGTGTGATGGGTATCATGGGAGCTCCTCTTGCCTCTGGGTACTGTGCCAGCAAGCATGCTCTGCAG ggtttttttaattctcttcgGACTGAGCTGACTGACTACCCTGAGATAAGTATTATCAACATATGCCCAGGACCTGTACAGTCCAAGATTATACAAAATGTCTTTACGGAGAATCTTGCAAAG TCCATAGAGAACAGCGGTGATCAATCCCACAAGATGCCAACTGACCGCTGTGTCCGGCTCACCCTGGTGAGCACAGCCAATGACCTGAAGGAGGCCTGGATCAGCGACCACCCCTATCTGGCTGTTTGCTACCTCTGGCAGTATGCACCCACTTGGGCTTGGTGGCTGATGAACAGAATGGGCAAGAGGAGGATACAGAACTTCAAGAGCGGAGTG GACGCTGATGCCTCTTActcaagaaagaagaaataa
- the DHRS7 gene encoding dehydrogenase/reductase SDR family member 7 isoform X2 yields MSTSCFSVHFVTSSPSLFSKISNLSDKDILVLRLDLTDRSSHEAATNSVLKHFGKIDVLVNNGGRSQRSLFVDTNLDVYSAIMELNYLGTISLTKHVLNHMIQRKKGKIVTVSSVMGIMGAPLASGYCASKHALQGFFNSLRTELTDYPEISIINICPGPVQSKIIQNVFTENLAKSIENSGDQSHKMPTDRCVRLTLVSTANDLKEAWISDHPYLAVCYLWQYAPTWAWWLMNRMGKRRIQNFKSGVDADASYSRKKK; encoded by the exons ATGAGTACCTCATGTTTTTCTGTGCACTTCGTCACTTCGTCGCCATCCCTATTCAGCA AGATTAGCAACTTGAGTGACAAAGATATCCTTGTTCTGCGCCTTGACTTGACTGACAGAAGCTCTCATGAAGCTGCAACCAACAGTGTTCTTAAGCATTTTGGCAAG ATTGATGTTTTGGTCAACAATGGTGGACGTTCCCAACGCTCTCTGTTTGTGGATACAAACCTGGATGTCTACAGTGCCATAATGGAACTCAACTACCTAGGTACAATCTCTTTAACAAAACATGTCCTGAATCACAtgatacaaaggaaaaaaggaaagattgttACTGTGAGCAGTGTGATGGGTATCATGGGAGCTCCTCTTGCCTCTGGGTACTGTGCCAGCAAGCATGCTCTGCAG ggtttttttaattctcttcgGACTGAGCTGACTGACTACCCTGAGATAAGTATTATCAACATATGCCCAGGACCTGTACAGTCCAAGATTATACAAAATGTCTTTACGGAGAATCTTGCAAAG TCCATAGAGAACAGCGGTGATCAATCCCACAAGATGCCAACTGACCGCTGTGTCCGGCTCACCCTGGTGAGCACAGCCAATGACCTGAAGGAGGCCTGGATCAGCGACCACCCCTATCTGGCTGTTTGCTACCTCTGGCAGTATGCACCCACTTGGGCTTGGTGGCTGATGAACAGAATGGGCAAGAGGAGGATACAGAACTTCAAGAGCGGAGTG GACGCTGATGCCTCTTActcaagaaagaagaaataa